One window of Medicago truncatula cultivar Jemalong A17 chromosome 2, MtrunA17r5.0-ANR, whole genome shotgun sequence genomic DNA carries:
- the LOC25486561 gene encoding probable flavin-containing monooxygenase 1 encodes MPTKDNPPSIVSRIGIIGAGVSGLAVAKQLSHYNPIVFEATDSIGGVWRHCSYRCTKLQSQTWNYEFSDFPWPERESKDYPSHAEILEYLHLYAVYFDLFKYVKFNTKVVEIKFVRDKEGFDFGRLPGDHGNPLPERPVWELSVQTNESDAIQKYCFEFVVVCTGKYGDIPLMPTFPCNKGPEVFKGKVLHTIDYCKLDKEATSDLVKGKKVVVVGYKKSAIDLTMECVQANQGPEGQPCTMIIRSLHWTLPHYRMWGIPFFMFYATRSAQFLHHTPNQGLLKSLLCLLLSPLRLVISKFIESYLLWKLPLEKYGLKPEHPFEEDFASCQIAITPESFFNEADKGKIIFKRASKWCFWNGGIEFDDNTKIDADVVLLATGYDGKKKLKTILPEPFSSLLEYPTGIMPLYRGTVHPLIPNMAFVGYVESVSNLYTSEIRSMWLAGLIDKKFNLPSAEKMLSQTMKDMEAMKKSTRFYTRNCITTFGINHNDEICEDLGWHTWRKKNFIKEAFTPYTASDYKKKD; translated from the exons ATGCCGACTAAAGACAACCCACCAAGTATAGTGTCAAGAATTGGTATCATAGGTGCTGGAGTTAGTGGCTTAGCCGTAGCAAAACAACTATCACACTACAACCCTATTGTTTTTGAAGCCACTGATTCAATTGGTGGTGTTTGGAGACATTGTTCCTATAGGTGTACTAAGCTTCAATCACAAACATGGAAttatgaatttagtgatttccCTTGGCCTGAAAGAGAAAGTAAAGATTACCCTTCTCATGCTGAGATTTTGGAATACTTGCATCTTTATGccgtttattttgatttgtttaagtATGTTAAGTTCAACACCAAAGTGGTTGAAATCAAGTTTGTTCGAGACAAAGaaggttttgattttggacGCCTACCTGGTGACCATGGAAATCCTTTGCCTGAACGACCAGTGTGGGAGCTTTCTGTTCAGACTAATGAATCAGATGCCATTCAG AAGTACTGCTTCGAGTTTGTAGTGGTTTGCACTGGAAAATATGGAGACATACCATTGATGCCAACATTTCCATGCAACAAGGGACCTGAGGTGTTCAAGGGTAAGGTTTTGCATACCATTGATTATTGTAAACTTGATAAAGAAGCAACTAGTGACCTTGTTAAGGGAAAGAAGGTAGTGGTTGTGGGTTATAAAAAATCAGCAATTGACCTAACCATGGAGTGTGTACAGGCAAACCAAG GACCAGAAGGGCAACCATGCACAATGATCATAAGGAGTTTGCATTGGACACTTCCACATTATAGGATGTGGGGAATACCATTTTTCATGTTCTATGCAACAAGATCTGCACAGTTCCTTCACCATACACCAAATCAGGGTTTGCTTAAAAGCCTTTTATGCCTCCTATTATCTCCATTG AGGCTTGTGATTTCAAAGTTCATAGAGTCCTACTTGCTTTGGAAACTTCCATTAGAGAAGTATGGGTTGAAACCAGAACACCCTTTTGAGGAAGATTTTGCATCTTGTCAAATAGCTATAACACCAGAAAGTTTTTTCAATGAGGCTGATAAAGGTAAAATAATCTTCAAAAGAGCATCAAAGTGGTGTTTTTGGAATGGAGGAATTGAATTTGATGACAACACTAAAATTGATGCTGATGTTGTTCTTCTTGCAACTGGTTATGATGGGAAAAAGAAGCTCAAAACCATTTTGCCAGAGCCTTTTTCTAGCTTGTTGGAATACCCTACTGGTATCATGCCATTGTACAG AGGAACTGTTCATCCATTGATTCCAAACATGGCCTTTGTGGGTTATGTTGAGAGTGTTTCAAATCTTTACACATCCGAGATACGTTCGATGTGGCTGGCTGGTCTaatagataaaaaatttaacctTCCAAGTGCTGAGAAAATGCTCTCACAAACAATGAAGGACATGGAAGCAATGAAAAAATCTACAAGGTTTTATACAAGGAACTGCATCACCACTTTTGGCATCAACCATAAtgatgaaatttgtgaagatttGGGTTGGCATACTTGGAGGAAGAAGAACTTCATCAAAGAAGCATTTACTCCTTACACTGCTAGTGACTATAAGAAGAAAGATTGA